In one Hyphomicrobium sp. 99 genomic region, the following are encoded:
- a CDS encoding DUF2497 domain-containing protein, giving the protein MTMMNGAKHDVEDILASIRTSIADRSPMFESEKREVRITTLRGRSTIADEAAEFELPAIFKTVAQNTSERPNLLGRLSEALASSGHQERERSRTVIPFEPAHGRMIEPPPVTLHPVKEDEVAVEKISAENDSMKRNMPTFFDTRLNRMSAMSRPVEEPRVEPAPQPPVELQQPPRLPEVRPSSELAADGVDDVAAQLLRPILRQWLTENMPKIVERALLNEAGGTPPSGSSRR; this is encoded by the coding sequence ATGACAATGATGAATGGTGCGAAGCACGACGTCGAAGATATTCTGGCATCGATCCGGACCAGCATCGCCGATCGATCTCCGATGTTCGAAAGTGAGAAGCGCGAGGTCCGCATTACGACCCTGCGCGGCCGAAGCACGATCGCAGATGAAGCCGCGGAGTTCGAACTGCCGGCGATATTCAAGACGGTGGCGCAGAACACCTCCGAGCGGCCCAATTTACTTGGGAGGCTGAGTGAAGCATTGGCATCAAGTGGACACCAGGAGCGCGAACGCTCCCGCACGGTAATTCCTTTCGAACCGGCACATGGCCGCATGATCGAGCCGCCGCCGGTGACCCTTCATCCGGTCAAGGAAGATGAGGTAGCTGTCGAGAAGATCTCCGCCGAGAACGACAGCATGAAGCGCAACATGCCGACGTTCTTCGACACACGCTTAAATCGCATGAGCGCGATGTCGCGGCCGGTCGAAGAACCCCGGGTTGAACCCGCACCGCAGCCCCCGGTAGAGCTCCAGCAGCCGCCCCGGCTGCCCGAAGTTCGCCCATCCTCAGAGCTGGCGGCCGACGGCGTCGACGATGTGGCGGCCCAGCTTTTGCGGCCCATCCTGAGACAGTGGCTAACCGAGAACATGCCCAAAATCGTGGAGCGGGCCCTCTTGAACGAGGCGGGCGGCACCCCGCCAAGCGGATCTTCGCGTCGTTGA
- a CDS encoding NAD(P)-dependent alcohol dehydrogenase, which translates to MYGSSPSTDRIEAAVVRQKGGKFQLETVKLGAPEHDEVLVRIVATGMCHTDMVARDQVFPVPQPIVLGHEGAGIVEAIGADVVKVASGDHVVLTFLSCGRCRACQEGAPASCENFNDLNFSGHRHDGSHALSDHDGHMLNDRFFGQSSFSAFAIANERNVVKVRKDAPLELLGPLGCGIQTGAGAVLNALKVGPGGSLAVFGAGAVGLSGVLAAAATGATTIIAIDVVPSRLELAKSLGATHVINTREQNAVEVIRQITGSGVDYSLDTTGRPELVRAAVEALRPRGKCAIVGVTKPGINVEIDPNDLMQNCKTICGVIEGNSVPDIFIPHLVDLYMLGRFPFDKLVKFYSFDEINEAAEDSEKGETIKPIIRIRTAA; encoded by the coding sequence ATGTACGGCAGTAGCCCGTCCACAGATCGTATCGAAGCGGCGGTCGTTCGGCAGAAAGGCGGGAAGTTCCAACTCGAGACGGTGAAGCTCGGAGCGCCGGAGCACGACGAAGTGCTGGTTCGCATCGTCGCGACGGGGATGTGCCACACGGACATGGTGGCCCGAGATCAAGTCTTTCCGGTGCCGCAACCGATCGTGCTCGGCCATGAGGGCGCCGGGATCGTCGAGGCGATCGGCGCGGATGTGGTAAAGGTCGCGTCTGGCGACCATGTCGTTCTCACATTCCTGTCGTGCGGCCGCTGCCGGGCCTGTCAGGAGGGCGCGCCGGCAAGTTGCGAGAACTTCAACGATCTGAACTTCTCCGGACATCGGCATGACGGCTCGCACGCGCTGTCGGATCACGACGGCCACATGCTCAATGACCGCTTTTTCGGCCAGTCCTCGTTCAGCGCCTTTGCGATCGCCAACGAGCGCAATGTCGTCAAAGTCCGCAAGGATGCACCGCTCGAGCTGCTTGGACCGCTCGGCTGCGGTATCCAGACCGGCGCCGGCGCCGTGCTGAATGCGCTGAAGGTCGGCCCGGGCGGCAGCCTTGCCGTCTTCGGCGCCGGGGCGGTGGGATTGAGCGGCGTGTTGGCCGCGGCCGCCACCGGTGCGACCACCATCATTGCCATCGACGTCGTGCCGTCACGGCTCGAACTTGCGAAGTCGCTCGGCGCCACCCATGTCATCAATACACGCGAGCAGAATGCCGTCGAGGTGATCCGTCAGATCACCGGGTCCGGTGTCGATTATTCGCTGGATACGACCGGACGTCCCGAACTGGTGCGCGCCGCTGTCGAGGCGCTCCGGCCGCGCGGCAAATGCGCCATCGTCGGGGTGACCAAGCCCGGCATCAATGTCGAGATCGACCCCAACGACCTGATGCAGAACTGCAAGACCATTTGCGGCGTCATCGAGGGTAACAGTGTGCCCGACATTTTCATCCCGCACCTCGTTGATCTCTACATGCTGGGACGCTTTCCCTTCGACAAGCTCGTCAAGTTCTATTCCTTCGACGAGATCAATGAAGCAGCCGAGGACAGCGAGAAGGGCGAAACCATAAAGCCCATCATCCGCATCCGGACCGCGGCCTGA
- a CDS encoding protein-L-isoaspartate O-methyltransferase, whose amino-acid sequence MADVALQRRNMVESQVRPSDVTDRRIMAAMTAIPRETFLPARLASLAYSDERLTIAPEREALPPRVLAKLIQLAELEAGDNVLVISASGYAAALVTQMANKVVALFADNEEAKAAKEAYASLAIGNVAAVAGAAASGWPAGAPYDVVLIEGGIEKVPRAIEDQLRENGRLVSISLNDKIGRAVLMHKRGGLFARRDAFQAAAPLLSGFAEARPAFVF is encoded by the coding sequence ATGGCAGACGTCGCATTGCAGCGCAGGAATATGGTCGAAAGCCAGGTCCGTCCGAGCGACGTGACCGACCGGCGCATCATGGCGGCCATGACGGCGATCCCGCGCGAGACATTTCTTCCGGCCCGCCTCGCGAGCCTCGCTTATAGCGACGAGCGGTTGACGATCGCGCCCGAACGGGAAGCCTTGCCGCCGCGGGTGCTTGCGAAGCTGATCCAGCTCGCAGAGCTCGAGGCCGGCGACAACGTGCTCGTGATCAGTGCGTCGGGCTACGCAGCGGCCCTAGTGACTCAGATGGCGAATAAAGTCGTGGCGCTCTTCGCCGACAATGAAGAAGCCAAGGCCGCCAAGGAGGCTTACGCTTCGCTCGCCATCGGCAATGTCGCAGCCGTCGCTGGGGCAGCGGCCTCGGGCTGGCCAGCCGGCGCGCCCTACGATGTCGTTTTGATCGAAGGCGGCATCGAGAAGGTGCCGCGCGCCATCGAGGATCAGCTACGCGAAAACGGCCGCTTGGTCTCGATCTCGTTAAATGACAAAATCGGCCGTGCTGTGCTCATGCATAAACGGGGCGGGCTATTCGCGCGACGCGACGCATTTCAGGCTGCAGCACCCTTGTTGTCTGGTTTTGCAGAAGCCCGGCCTGCTTTCGTCTTTTAA
- a CDS encoding DUF2497 domain-containing protein: protein MSRLESTAEPSMEEILASIRKIIAEDSSGLRSPSSSPSSTSSPRPGAPFSPAMRPSAAPSSSPAPQRGFMSREAFLKSSQPSDAEPEIKPVLAPSNSARSIDADSRRVDTASPSPSRSRAADERNDTTIPAAKVERREPSFTPIEKNDFHSVEPAAKPLNGSASKDSISIESITIQSISIETVAKKAEPAEQAVVLDAEPVEVHPIIESDAARIEAQLTELLNDDLNALLEGRDSPISDAIVAQAKEVEKLSPEAPSKALADLGETADAVDPFAFDLGPSPFAKIAPKTEPEPKPEPRIELKTEPKSDLKPEPKVELTAEPKFETKLEPKIEPTFESKLEPKIETKVEPKFESARPIEVTPAPQSPITPFEPPLAAPRPSYFSDNKAAPVNGAANGSHAGYPFETAKAPIFGHTEPPPPKPRQTFAVPSVSATLGPSRKLEPLSEAFRPTFGLSHQEKPLPTAELAPEPARAPEPARQPEPVQSPEFVRGNPTPSAAPALRSEPNDTALQTSAFPPLSTELSGGDRPMEDAVADLLRPLLKTWLAENMPKILERALRREMSERLLPGQKNPRE from the coding sequence ATGTCGAGACTTGAATCCACTGCCGAGCCGAGTATGGAGGAAATCCTCGCCTCGATCCGCAAGATCATCGCGGAGGATTCGTCAGGTCTGAGATCGCCGTCTTCTTCGCCATCGTCCACGTCCTCTCCAAGACCGGGCGCGCCTTTTTCTCCCGCGATGAGACCATCGGCCGCCCCGTCGTCGTCGCCCGCTCCGCAGCGTGGATTTATGTCGCGCGAGGCTTTCCTGAAGTCGTCGCAGCCGTCCGATGCAGAGCCCGAGATCAAGCCGGTCCTGGCACCCTCGAATTCCGCTCGCTCTATCGATGCCGACAGCCGGCGCGTCGACACCGCATCGCCATCACCATCGCGCTCTCGCGCCGCGGATGAGAGGAACGACACGACCATTCCCGCAGCCAAGGTCGAGCGACGGGAGCCTTCGTTCACGCCGATTGAAAAAAATGATTTCCATAGCGTCGAGCCCGCAGCCAAGCCCCTGAACGGCTCGGCGTCGAAAGATAGCATTTCGATTGAATCGATCACGATCCAGTCGATTTCGATCGAAACCGTCGCCAAAAAAGCTGAGCCTGCAGAGCAAGCCGTGGTGCTCGATGCGGAACCGGTCGAAGTGCATCCCATCATCGAATCCGACGCTGCGCGGATCGAGGCGCAGCTGACCGAGCTATTGAATGACGATCTGAATGCTCTGCTCGAAGGTCGCGACTCGCCGATATCAGACGCAATCGTCGCCCAAGCTAAGGAAGTTGAAAAGTTGTCGCCTGAGGCGCCTTCAAAAGCGCTCGCGGATCTCGGCGAGACCGCCGACGCCGTTGATCCATTTGCCTTCGATCTTGGACCTTCTCCATTTGCGAAGATCGCTCCCAAGACCGAGCCGGAGCCGAAGCCCGAACCCAGGATCGAGCTGAAGACGGAGCCAAAATCTGACCTGAAGCCCGAGCCTAAAGTTGAACTGACGGCCGAGCCCAAGTTTGAGACCAAGCTCGAACCGAAGATCGAGCCCACGTTCGAATCCAAGCTTGAACCGAAAATCGAAACAAAGGTCGAGCCGAAGTTTGAATCGGCGCGCCCGATCGAAGTCACGCCAGCACCACAGTCGCCGATAACGCCGTTTGAGCCGCCCCTCGCCGCGCCTCGCCCGTCCTATTTCAGTGACAACAAGGCAGCGCCTGTGAACGGTGCGGCCAACGGCTCGCACGCGGGCTATCCTTTCGAGACCGCGAAGGCCCCGATCTTCGGACACACGGAGCCGCCCCCGCCGAAGCCCCGTCAGACGTTTGCCGTGCCGAGCGTGTCCGCCACGCTTGGACCATCCCGCAAGCTCGAGCCGCTATCGGAAGCGTTCCGTCCGACGTTCGGTCTCAGCCACCAGGAAAAACCACTCCCGACTGCTGAACTCGCACCCGAGCCGGCGCGCGCGCCCGAACCAGCTCGGCAACCAGAACCCGTTCAGTCGCCGGAGTTCGTTCGCGGCAATCCCACGCCATCGGCTGCGCCCGCACTACGGAGCGAGCCGAACGACACCGCGCTGCAGACGTCGGCATTTCCCCCGCTATCGACCGAATTGAGCGGCGGAGACCGCCCGATGGAGGACGCGGTCGCCGATCTCTTGCGGCCGTTGCTCAAAACGTGGCTCGCCGAAAATATGCCGAAGATCCTCGAGCGGGCGCTTCGCCGCGAAATGTCAGAACGGCTGTTGCCAGGACAGAAGAACCCCCGCGAATAG
- a CDS encoding cytochrome c, translated as MSADSPAPTSQCDNGAPDPASAEDLERVLKTKNLALKQGDVMVLSTSLKRIRAAGIPLSLVIVSSVASAAGDGKWQGGADIYSKVCGYCHQVGVGPVITGRHLPPEYITTVVRHGFRAMPAFSASFIDDRSLQDIANYVSQTPATKK; from the coding sequence ATGTCTGCTGACAGTCCGGCACCAACATCTCAATGCGATAACGGCGCGCCCGATCCAGCCAGCGCTGAAGACTTAGAGCGCGTGCTCAAGACTAAAAATCTCGCGTTGAAGCAAGGGGATGTAATGGTGCTCAGCACTTCTCTCAAACGCATCCGCGCAGCCGGTATCCCCCTCTCCCTTGTCATAGTCTCATCGGTCGCATCCGCCGCGGGCGACGGCAAATGGCAAGGCGGCGCAGATATCTATTCCAAAGTCTGTGGTTATTGCCATCAAGTCGGGGTCGGCCCCGTGATCACAGGACGCCACTTGCCTCCCGAATACATCACGACGGTGGTTCGTCACGGCTTTCGAGCCATGCCGGCCTTTTCCGCATCTTTCATCGACGACCGGTCCCTGCAGGACATTGCCAACTACGTGTCACAAACGCCTGCGACCAAAAAATAG
- a CDS encoding TolC family outer membrane protein, with product MQLAKTKVKVARNDATSVGRYASKALLAFAIGVAMTATAQAETLIDALTATYQYSPTLDSARATQRARDEDISRANAGYRPDINASANVGRERNTTTSPLAGGTTRNVGSPRGYALDLVQPLFTGFQVTNAVNAAEANDRAGRETLRQTEQQVLLDAVTAFGDVTRDQAIVKLNENNLKFLDAELKAQRDRFSVGEVTRTDVAQSEARRALGQSDLDQARANLKSSRAIFEQVVGHPPAGLVEANPNTKLVPRSLDDAIAIGTKENPQVVQALYLEQAQRFTVDQIRGELLPQAQLEANYTDQFDPSEGIDEATSASIVGRVNVPIYPAGGEVYARVRQAKHNHIAALQQIEVSRAAAQSQVVQAWAQLQGFKAQQESDKASIVANTTALNGVREEERVGQRTVLDVLNAQQELLQSQVNLETTKRNILVASYTVISAIGRLSVSEVGAATAVYNPEVHYLEVRNKWFGLDITHGDGRQEHVDVAPIK from the coding sequence ATGCAATTGGCTAAAACCAAAGTCAAAGTAGCTCGCAACGACGCGACCTCGGTCGGGCGTTACGCTTCGAAAGCCCTGCTGGCTTTCGCGATCGGCGTCGCTATGACGGCGACCGCGCAGGCCGAGACGCTCATCGACGCGCTGACAGCCACTTATCAATACAGTCCAACGCTTGATTCCGCACGCGCCACGCAGAGAGCGCGCGACGAAGATATCTCGAGAGCTAATGCGGGTTATCGCCCGGATATCAACGCCTCCGCCAACGTCGGCCGCGAAAGAAACACCACGACATCGCCGTTGGCGGGTGGAACGACCCGCAATGTTGGTTCTCCGCGAGGGTATGCTCTCGACTTGGTGCAGCCGCTCTTCACCGGCTTTCAAGTTACGAACGCCGTCAACGCCGCCGAAGCCAACGACCGCGCTGGGCGCGAGACACTGAGGCAGACGGAGCAGCAGGTTTTGCTGGATGCCGTAACCGCTTTCGGTGACGTGACCCGAGACCAGGCGATCGTTAAGCTCAACGAGAATAACCTGAAGTTTCTCGACGCCGAATTGAAGGCCCAACGAGATCGCTTCAGCGTCGGCGAAGTGACCCGAACCGACGTTGCGCAGTCCGAAGCACGCCGCGCCCTCGGTCAGTCGGACCTCGATCAAGCCAGAGCCAACCTGAAGTCGAGCCGCGCCATTTTCGAGCAGGTCGTCGGCCATCCGCCGGCGGGACTGGTGGAAGCAAACCCGAATACGAAGCTCGTCCCGCGCTCGCTCGATGACGCCATCGCGATCGGCACGAAGGAAAATCCGCAGGTCGTCCAGGCTCTTTATCTTGAGCAGGCACAGCGCTTCACGGTCGATCAGATCCGTGGAGAGCTGCTCCCCCAGGCGCAACTTGAAGCAAATTATACGGATCAGTTCGACCCCAGCGAAGGTATCGACGAGGCAACCTCGGCGTCCATCGTCGGCCGCGTGAACGTTCCGATCTATCCGGCCGGTGGCGAAGTCTATGCTCGCGTGCGTCAGGCCAAGCACAATCACATCGCAGCGCTTCAGCAAATCGAAGTGTCGCGCGCGGCTGCGCAGTCGCAGGTCGTGCAGGCATGGGCGCAGCTGCAAGGCTTCAAGGCCCAGCAGGAATCCGACAAGGCTTCGATCGTCGCCAACACCACCGCTCTCAACGGCGTCAGGGAAGAAGAGCGGGTCGGCCAGCGCACCGTTCTCGACGTGTTGAACGCCCAGCAGGAACTGCTTCAGTCACAGGTGAACCTGGAGACCACGAAGCGTAACATTCTGGTCGCTTCCTACACGGTGATTTCCGCAATCGGGCGCCTGAGCGTCTCCGAGGTTGGCGCAGCGACGGCGGTTTATAATCCGGAAGTTCATTACCTCGAAGTTCGCAACAAGTGGTTCGGCTTGGACATCACGCATGGCGACGGCCGCCAGGAGCACGTGGACGTCGCGCCGATCAAGTAA
- a CDS encoding COG4280 domain-containing protein: MSNFSIVWPAIATAFLASLVEAVEAFTIVLAASTLRGWRPAILGSAAGLAALALIVVALGPLLDIFPIHALQFVIGVLLLLFGMRWLRKAILRAASIIPLHDEALAFAEETETIREEAARHKSQLDWIAGLASFKAVLLEGLEVVFIVIAVGSVRDMLWPASVGALAACALILLIGLAVHKPLSRVPENALKFAVGIMLSAFGVFWTGEGLGIAWPGQDLVILAFAVVFLIAGLALSAVLQRRDGRIPQ, translated from the coding sequence ATGAGCAATTTCTCGATTGTATGGCCGGCAATCGCCACGGCGTTTCTGGCCTCATTGGTCGAGGCAGTCGAAGCCTTCACCATCGTTCTTGCCGCCAGCACGCTTCGGGGATGGCGTCCTGCAATCTTGGGCTCTGCGGCTGGCTTGGCGGCGCTGGCGTTGATCGTTGTCGCGCTCGGTCCGCTTCTCGACATCTTTCCCATTCACGCGTTGCAATTCGTCATCGGCGTCCTGCTTTTGCTGTTTGGCATGCGGTGGCTGAGGAAAGCCATTTTGCGCGCCGCCAGCATCATTCCGCTGCATGACGAAGCGCTCGCCTTCGCTGAGGAAACGGAAACCATCCGTGAAGAAGCCGCACGCCATAAATCCCAGCTCGATTGGATCGCGGGCCTGGCCTCGTTCAAGGCCGTCTTGCTCGAAGGTCTCGAGGTCGTGTTCATCGTGATCGCAGTCGGATCGGTGCGAGACATGCTCTGGCCGGCGAGCGTTGGCGCGCTCGCGGCATGTGCGCTCATTCTGTTGATCGGCCTCGCAGTTCACAAGCCGCTGTCGCGTGTGCCCGAGAACGCCCTGAAATTTGCTGTGGGCATCATGCTGTCGGCGTTCGGTGTGTTCTGGACAGGAGAGGGGCTTGGCATCGCGTGGCCAGGACAGGATCTGGTGATCCTTGCATTCGCCGTGGTGTTCTTAATTGCCGGGCTCGCGCTTTCGGCTGTGCTCCAGCGGAGAGACGGGAGGATCCCACAATGA
- a CDS encoding FAD-binding oxidoreductase, translating into MAEQNYAVLPRGVPQQEFQKSIDKFRRLLGDEAVLVKDEQLAPYMKIMMPKPEADFAPSAAVTATTVEQVQGIVAICNEHKIPVWTVSTGHNFGYGTAAPHHRGQVILDLKKMNKIIEVDPVLCTALIEPGVTYQQLVDYLKEKGYKLWVDPPAPSAIVGPVGNTLDRGVGYTPYSEHFMFSCGMEVVLASGEVLRTAMGGVKGSNTWQVFKWGYGPYLDGIFTQSNFGIVTKMGLWLMPEPPVYKPFAIKYAKDEDINDLVEMFRPLSIRGVIPNGVVLVGTLYEASATVRRSDFTDEKGATSKEIIQRIRDERKIGAWTAYAALYGTQEQVDVNWKIITDLVKASGKGEIVTEEQAGQDPAFKYRADLMRGNMTMTEFGLYNWRGGGGSMWFAPVSQAKGSETLKQVDLATRSLNKYGLDYVGEFIVGQRAMHHIVDVLYDRTDPEEMKRAYDCFAELLDEFAKQGYSVYRVNNAFMDRVAEAYGPVQRNINRTLKRALDPNGIFAPGKSGIEV; encoded by the coding sequence ATGGCCGAGCAAAATTACGCGGTGCTCCCGCGTGGAGTCCCGCAGCAAGAGTTTCAGAAATCGATCGATAAATTCCGGAGACTGCTTGGAGACGAAGCCGTCCTCGTCAAGGACGAGCAACTCGCGCCCTACATGAAGATCATGATGCCGAAGCCGGAAGCCGACTTCGCGCCCTCGGCCGCTGTGACCGCCACGACGGTGGAGCAGGTGCAAGGTATCGTGGCGATCTGCAACGAACACAAAATCCCGGTGTGGACGGTTTCTACCGGTCACAACTTCGGTTACGGCACCGCGGCGCCGCACCATCGCGGCCAGGTGATCCTCGACCTGAAGAAGATGAACAAGATTATCGAAGTCGACCCGGTGTTGTGCACCGCCCTGATCGAGCCGGGCGTGACCTACCAGCAGCTGGTCGATTACCTCAAGGAAAAGGGCTACAAGCTGTGGGTTGACCCGCCGGCTCCGTCGGCCATCGTCGGCCCGGTCGGCAACACGCTCGACCGCGGCGTCGGCTACACACCATATTCCGAGCACTTCATGTTTTCGTGCGGTATGGAAGTGGTGCTGGCCAGTGGTGAAGTGCTGCGCACTGCCATGGGAGGCGTTAAGGGCTCCAACACTTGGCAGGTGTTCAAGTGGGGCTACGGCCCTTATCTCGATGGCATCTTCACTCAGTCCAACTTTGGCATCGTGACCAAGATGGGCTTGTGGCTGATGCCCGAACCGCCGGTCTACAAACCCTTCGCCATCAAGTACGCGAAGGACGAGGACATCAATGATCTGGTGGAGATGTTCCGCCCGCTGAGCATACGGGGCGTCATCCCCAACGGGGTGGTGCTTGTCGGCACCCTCTACGAAGCCAGCGCCACGGTGCGGCGCTCCGACTTCACTGATGAGAAGGGCGCCACCTCCAAGGAAATCATTCAGCGCATCCGCGACGAACGCAAGATCGGCGCCTGGACCGCTTATGCGGCTTTGTACGGCACCCAGGAACAGGTCGACGTCAACTGGAAGATCATCACCGATCTGGTCAAGGCTTCCGGCAAGGGCGAGATCGTTACCGAGGAGCAGGCGGGTCAAGACCCTGCCTTCAAGTACCGCGCCGATCTGATGCGCGGCAACATGACGATGACCGAGTTCGGCCTGTATAACTGGCGGGGCGGCGGCGGCTCCATGTGGTTCGCGCCGGTGAGCCAAGCCAAAGGCTCGGAGACGCTTAAGCAGGTCGATCTGGCGACCAGGAGCCTCAATAAGTACGGCCTCGACTATGTCGGCGAGTTCATCGTCGGCCAGCGCGCCATGCACCACATCGTCGACGTGCTGTATGACCGTACCGATCCGGAAGAGATGAAGCGCGCTTACGACTGCTTCGCCGAGCTGCTCGATGAGTTCGCGAAGCAAGGCTACAGCGTTTACCGCGTGAACAACGCCTTCATGGACCGCGTCGCGGAGGCATATGGTCCCGTGCAGCGCAACATCAACCGCACTCTTAAGCGCGCCCTCGATCCGAATGGCATCTTTGCCCCAGGCAAGTCGGGCATCGAGGTTTAA